From one Microbacter margulisiae genomic stretch:
- a CDS encoding HD family phosphohydrolase, translated as MNRILGDQKWRTVTKVMLFVMAIVVIVAIFPRESHFNYNFAVGKPWRYGLVTASFDFPVYKNARQLQSEQDSVLRAFTPYYLLNDTLSGFELKQLKQSLEKMSPQVAPQLAYLKSALSTVYDKGIMPTDDYNRLVSRYPFVNIVRQNRASKSFLKDIFTVTSAYQYIVGNLPASFDKNVFQSLNINSYIVPDLQYDAVISNQIKNDLLRSVSETSGLVQAGERIIDRGDIVTDSSYRVLTSLRVATERQHRDTHKSWLVVAGESLLVTALMSLLFLYLYLFRRREIFARFKNVLFIVMMIVFMVAVAFTVVSFTGLNIYVVPFALLPIIICTFFDARSALYAHIITILLISFVVTTSPLQFVILQIMAGMTVISSLQDLTQRSQLVKTVGLIFATYSVVYLGITLIQNQSLDKIVWINFLYFGLNTLLLLFAYAFIYLIEKSFGFLSNVTLIELSNVNSPLMVQFSEQAPGTFQHSLQVSSLATEAAQKVHANSLLVRTGALYHDIGKMVHPIYFIENQTNGINPLNEMSDEEAAQIVISHVSDGVRIANKYNLPWQIIQFIKTHHGHSKAKYFYLRFMQGNPERKIDEKLFTYPGPNPGTKETAILMMADAVEAASRTLTEYTDESINELVDKIVQTQIAEGAFQDAPITFRDIETVKTVFKEKLRNMYHHRIAYPANILPEEV; from the coding sequence ATGAACCGGATTTTAGGTGACCAGAAATGGCGAACGGTGACAAAGGTCATGCTTTTTGTGATGGCAATCGTGGTCATAGTAGCTATCTTCCCCCGCGAAAGTCATTTCAATTATAACTTTGCTGTGGGAAAGCCCTGGCGCTATGGACTCGTGACAGCCTCATTTGATTTTCCTGTTTATAAAAATGCACGGCAACTGCAAAGCGAGCAGGATAGTGTATTACGCGCATTTACTCCTTATTATTTACTCAACGACACGTTATCCGGCTTTGAATTAAAACAATTAAAACAGAGTCTGGAGAAGATGTCCCCCCAGGTGGCTCCTCAGCTTGCCTATCTGAAAAGTGCTTTGTCGACGGTTTATGACAAAGGCATCATGCCAACCGATGATTATAATAGATTGGTAAGTCGCTATCCCTTTGTCAATATTGTGAGACAAAACCGGGCTTCAAAGTCATTCTTAAAAGATATTTTTACGGTAACTTCTGCTTATCAGTATATTGTTGGCAATCTTCCTGCCTCGTTTGATAAGAATGTATTCCAGTCATTGAATATCAATAGCTATATTGTACCTGATCTGCAATATGATGCTGTTATTTCCAATCAGATCAAAAATGATTTACTGCGTTCCGTGTCCGAGACTTCCGGGCTGGTTCAGGCAGGCGAAAGGATTATTGACCGTGGAGATATTGTGACGGATTCTTCTTACCGGGTGCTCACCTCGTTGCGTGTCGCTACCGAACGCCAGCACCGGGACACGCATAAATCGTGGTTGGTGGTTGCCGGAGAGTCATTGTTAGTGACGGCTTTGATGTCGTTACTTTTCTTATATCTGTACCTGTTTCGCCGGCGGGAGATTTTTGCACGTTTCAAGAATGTGTTGTTCATTGTGATGATGATTGTTTTCATGGTGGCAGTAGCTTTCACAGTTGTCTCTTTCACGGGGCTTAATATCTACGTTGTGCCTTTCGCCCTTTTGCCCATCATTATCTGTACTTTCTTTGATGCACGTTCAGCGTTGTATGCCCATATTATCACCATCTTACTAATTTCGTTTGTAGTCACGACATCGCCCTTGCAGTTTGTAATTCTGCAAATCATGGCAGGGATGACCGTCATCTCCAGCTTGCAGGATTTGACGCAGCGCTCGCAACTGGTAAAAACGGTAGGGCTTATTTTTGCAACATACAGCGTGGTTTATTTAGGTATTACCCTGATTCAAAACCAATCACTGGATAAGATCGTATGGATCAACTTCCTGTATTTTGGATTAAATACCTTGCTACTTTTGTTTGCTTATGCGTTTATCTATTTGATTGAGAAATCATTCGGATTTTTGTCCAATGTCACCCTGATTGAGCTTTCCAATGTCAATAGTCCATTGATGGTGCAGTTTTCGGAACAGGCGCCGGGAACATTCCAGCATTCGCTTCAGGTGTCGAGTTTGGCTACGGAAGCCGCCCAGAAAGTACATGCCAATAGCTTGCTGGTGAGGACAGGCGCTTTATATCATGATATCGGAAAGATGGTTCATCCGATATATTTTATCGAGAACCAGACAAATGGCATCAACCCTTTGAACGAGATGTCGGATGAGGAAGCGGCTCAAATTGTGATCAGTCACGTAAGCGATGGCGTACGCATTGCCAATAAGTATAACCTGCCCTGGCAGATTATCCAGTTTATAAAAACCCATCATGGACACAGCAAGGCGAAGTATTTTTATCTGCGTTTCATGCAGGGAAATCCTGAACGGAAAATAGACGAGAAACTTTTTACCTATCCCGGTCCGAATCCCGGTACCAAAGAGACGGCGATCCTGATGATGGCTGATGCGGTTGAAGCAGCCTCCCGCACATTAACGGAATATACGGACGAAAGTATTAACGAACTGGTGGATAAGATTGTCCAGACGCAGATTGCCGAAGGGGCTTTTCAGGATGCTCCAATCACCTTCCGCGATATCGAAACAGTGAAGACGGTTTTCAAAGAGAAACTGCGCAACATGTACCATCACCGTATTGCATATCCCGCTAATATTTTGCCTGAGGAAGTATAG
- the ruvC gene encoding crossover junction endodeoxyribonuclease RuvC, whose product MKASVNPRIILGVDPGTTVMGYGLLRVTGQTPEMLTMGVIDLKKIRDHYAKLQRIFERTLSLIDEYHPTEMAIEAPFYGKNVQSMLKLGRGQGVAMAAALYRNLPITEYAPLKIKMSITGNGNAAKEQVADMLRRILQIPPENMLERLDATDGLAAALCHFYQTNRVQGEAPFSNWKDYIAKNKDKLIQK is encoded by the coding sequence ATGAAAGCTTCAGTAAATCCACGCATTATATTAGGGGTTGATCCCGGAACAACCGTGATGGGATATGGTTTGTTGCGGGTTACCGGCCAAACACCTGAGATGTTGACTATGGGGGTAATTGATTTGAAAAAGATCCGGGATCATTATGCCAAGTTGCAGCGCATTTTTGAACGGACTCTTTCCTTGATTGATGAGTATCATCCTACTGAAATGGCTATTGAAGCTCCCTTTTATGGCAAGAATGTTCAGTCAATGCTGAAACTTGGGCGCGGACAGGGGGTCGCAATGGCTGCGGCGCTTTACCGTAATCTTCCGATCACCGAATATGCTCCGTTGAAGATTAAGATGTCCATCACTGGCAATGGAAACGCTGCGAAAGAGCAGGTGGCTGATATGTTGCGACGTATTTTACAAATTCCACCTGAAAATATGCTTGAACGTCTTGATGCTACGGATGGACTGGCTGCCGCTTTATGTCATTTTTATCAGACCAACCGTGTGCAAGGCGAAGCTCCTTTTTCCAACTGGAAAGATTATATTGCAAAAAATAAGGACAAGTTGATTCAAAAATGA
- a CDS encoding DUF4286 family protein has translation MYLFNTTFYIEDGLTDAWMKWLWNVYSPMMQSSGKFTHPLVYRVHSLQGEEGSSSIAVQFSVQSVEDIAQWEEEISGRVAQSIQEIFGTKVLYFWTVLEPLA, from the coding sequence ATGTACCTTTTTAATACGACCTTTTATATTGAAGATGGGTTGACAGATGCCTGGATGAAATGGCTGTGGAATGTATATTCTCCAATGATGCAATCGTCCGGGAAATTTACTCATCCGTTGGTCTATCGGGTGCATTCTTTGCAGGGTGAGGAAGGGTCGAGTTCGATTGCCGTACAATTTTCGGTGCAAAGTGTTGAGGACATTGCACAATGGGAAGAGGAAATTAGCGGGCGTGTTGCGCAGTCGATTCAGGAGATATTCGGAACCAAAGTGCTTTATTTCTGGACTGTTTTAGAACCTTTGGCATGA
- a CDS encoding pentapeptide repeat-containing protein, protein MNKKLIENTVFEKNDYTENNLFKGEYEHCKFVRCIFHKADLSHVFFTDCTFDGCDFSLVNTKSAALRNARFVNCKLLGVKFDDCNEFLFSASFENCILKFSSFHKMKLKQTHFRSCNLQEVDMSEADLTGSVFDTCDLNKTLFDYTNVEKVDFRTSYNYSIDPEKNRIKKAKFSQTGVMGLLDKYDIEIE, encoded by the coding sequence ATGAACAAAAAGTTGATTGAGAATACGGTTTTTGAAAAAAACGACTACACCGAAAACAACCTGTTTAAAGGAGAATATGAGCATTGCAAGTTTGTGCGCTGCATCTTTCATAAAGCGGATTTATCCCATGTCTTTTTTACGGATTGTACATTTGACGGCTGTGACTTCAGCCTTGTCAACACCAAAAGTGCGGCTCTGCGGAATGCAAGGTTTGTCAATTGTAAGCTGCTAGGGGTAAAGTTTGACGATTGTAACGAGTTTCTTTTTTCTGCTTCCTTTGAAAACTGTATCTTGAAATTCTCCTCTTTTCATAAGATGAAACTCAAGCAGACGCACTTTCGCTCGTGCAACCTTCAGGAAGTGGACATGAGCGAGGCAGATCTGACAGGATCGGTTTTTGATACGTGCGACTTAAACAAAACGCTGTTTGACTATACGAATGTAGAAAAAGTCGATTTCCGTACCTCCTATAATTACTCAATCGATCCGGAAAAGAACCGCATCAAAAAGGCCAAATTTTCGCAAACCGGAGTAATGGGTTTGTTGGACAAATACGACATTGAAATAGAGTAA
- a CDS encoding lactate utilization protein translates to MDITLQNVIRQLERNNFEVFYAPTLEAAKTVFENEIVNKLPISSASYADSITMRQSGALDLLRAKPGIEFIDTFAPDDSLEEKIRKRKKALTVDLFITGTNAITEQGQLINLDMIGNRVAALTFGPEHVVVFIGKNKIVNNLDEAFQRIKTISAPMNSKRHTNFKLPCQTTGICQECRSPQRICNTWTITEKSYPKHRITVILIDQDAGY, encoded by the coding sequence ATGGATATAACGCTCCAAAACGTCATCCGGCAACTGGAACGCAACAATTTCGAGGTATTTTATGCACCTACGTTGGAAGCGGCAAAAACGGTTTTTGAAAATGAAATCGTCAACAAACTACCGATTTCCAGCGCTTCCTATGCCGACTCCATCACCATGCGCCAGAGCGGGGCGCTTGACTTGCTTAGGGCAAAACCTGGAATTGAATTCATTGACACTTTTGCGCCCGATGACAGTCTGGAGGAAAAAATTCGTAAACGCAAAAAGGCATTGACGGTGGATCTTTTCATCACCGGCACCAACGCTATCACCGAACAAGGACAGCTGATCAATCTGGACATGATCGGAAACCGTGTGGCAGCATTGACTTTTGGCCCTGAACATGTCGTTGTGTTTATCGGTAAAAACAAAATCGTAAACAACCTGGACGAAGCTTTTCAGCGTATCAAGACCATTTCCGCCCCGATGAACAGCAAACGGCATACTAATTTTAAATTGCCGTGTCAAACAACAGGAATTTGCCAGGAATGCCGAAGCCCGCAACGGATTTGCAACACTTGGACTATCACAGAAAAATCTTACCCCAAACACCGTATTACAGTAATCTTAATCGACCAGGATGCCGGCTATTGA
- a CDS encoding glycoside hydrolase family 15 protein gives MDNLDYAVIGNCRSAALVSKEGSIDWCCLPDFDSPSVFAKILDKEKGGQFSIEVDSSYVISQNYMYHTNVVVTKFKSPKGSFSIIDFMPRYKTEQEYFTPPEIYRYIRFSSGKPSFKIRYRPKLNYGEDDVKHIKEDNYIRSQSVISPTDCVYLYTSIDPDDILNENEIALTTHQFLLLSYNQKIINVDLERVYTEFQRTKVYWLNLANRSKKFEKYTEEMTRSILILKMLSFQSTGAVLAALTTSIPETLGEVRNWDYRFCWLRDASMAIDTLLKMGHNQAARRFMGYIKGILRSKHDTFQIMYGIRGERDLMEVSLPHLSGYEDSKPVRIGNNAFSQRQNDVFGYLLNVIYQYYNYFPGMLDEVEEMWEIVRNIIRTVSNVWEKPDQGIWEIRNEEKHFVFSKIMCWVALDRAIKIAKLLNKPYYVQLWSGIANRIKEDVLTKGWNESLQTFTQTYDNTELDASLLIMAEYGFIEANDPKYVGTVLACQKELFHNDLMYRYVNHDDFGKPSSSFTIGTFWLVQALARIGKKDEAQTIFNKLLRCSNHVGLFSEDIDFTTKRLLGNFPQAYSHLALINTAMLFSDERKASKFIKP, from the coding sequence ATGGACAATTTAGATTATGCGGTGATTGGTAATTGTCGCAGTGCAGCATTGGTATCGAAAGAAGGAAGTATTGATTGGTGCTGTTTACCTGATTTTGATTCTCCATCGGTTTTTGCAAAAATACTGGACAAAGAAAAAGGCGGACAGTTCAGTATTGAAGTGGATTCTTCATACGTTATTTCGCAAAACTATATGTACCACACGAATGTGGTGGTCACGAAATTCAAATCGCCCAAAGGAAGTTTCAGTATCATCGACTTCATGCCTCGTTACAAGACAGAACAGGAATATTTTACACCGCCTGAAATTTACCGGTACATCCGTTTTTCGTCGGGGAAACCATCATTCAAAATTCGTTATCGTCCCAAACTGAATTACGGCGAAGATGACGTAAAGCACATAAAGGAAGACAATTATATCCGCAGCCAATCGGTTATCAGTCCAACAGACTGCGTTTATCTGTATACAAGCATTGATCCGGACGATATTTTAAACGAAAACGAGATCGCACTGACAACGCACCAGTTTCTGCTGCTTTCGTACAACCAAAAGATCATTAACGTCGATTTGGAAAGAGTGTACACCGAATTTCAACGTACCAAAGTCTATTGGCTCAATCTGGCCAACCGGTCTAAGAAATTTGAGAAATATACCGAAGAGATGACGCGTAGTATTTTAATACTTAAAATGTTATCATTCCAGTCTACAGGAGCGGTACTGGCAGCATTAACCACTAGCATTCCCGAAACATTGGGTGAAGTACGCAACTGGGATTACCGGTTCTGCTGGCTACGCGATGCTTCCATGGCCATCGACACGCTGCTGAAAATGGGTCATAATCAAGCAGCAAGGCGATTTATGGGATACATAAAAGGCATTTTACGTTCAAAACATGATACTTTTCAGATTATGTATGGTATCCGTGGAGAACGCGACTTAATGGAGGTCAGTCTGCCTCATTTGTCCGGCTACGAAGATTCCAAGCCGGTACGCATCGGGAATAATGCCTTTTCGCAACGGCAAAATGATGTCTTTGGATATTTATTGAATGTTATTTATCAATATTATAACTATTTTCCGGGCATGCTTGATGAAGTGGAAGAAATGTGGGAAATTGTCCGGAATATTATCAGAACCGTATCCAATGTTTGGGAGAAACCAGATCAGGGTATCTGGGAAATACGCAACGAAGAAAAGCATTTTGTATTTTCGAAGATCATGTGTTGGGTAGCCTTGGACAGAGCCATAAAAATTGCAAAGCTATTGAACAAACCCTATTATGTACAATTATGGAGCGGCATTGCAAACCGGATCAAAGAAGATGTCTTGACCAAAGGGTGGAACGAATCGTTGCAAACCTTTACGCAAACATACGACAACACTGAACTGGATGCATCGTTGCTGATCATGGCAGAATACGGATTTATTGAAGCCAATGATCCGAAATATGTAGGCACAGTGCTCGCCTGTCAAAAAGAGTTATTTCACAATGATCTGATGTACAGATATGTAAATCACGACGATTTTGGGAAACCCAGTTCTTCTTTTACCATCGGTACATTCTGGTTGGTGCAGGCATTAGCACGCATTGGTAAAAAAGATGAAGCGCAAACTATTTTCAATAAATTACTTCGTTGTTCCAACCATGTTGGCCTGTTCAGCGAAGATATCGATTTCACCACAAAAAGATTGCTTGGTAATTTTCCCCAGGCATATTCACATTTGGCTTTAATCAATACAGCGATGCTGTTCTCAGACGAACGCAAAGCTTCGAAATTCATTAAGCCCTAA